The following coding sequences lie in one Pseudomonas svalbardensis genomic window:
- a CDS encoding septal ring lytic transglycosylase RlpA family protein, with product MRALPMNKPLKLMAFAALAVLVASCSTSRAPAQKSSPTAVRATPGLDINRAHKDGAPWWDVDVSRIPDATPTLHSGPYKANPYTVLGKTYFPQQESKSYVASGTASWYGTKFHGQNTANGEVYDLYGMSAAHKTLPLPSYVRVTNLDNNKSVVLRVNDRGPFYSDRIIDLSYAAAKKLGYAETGTARVKVEGIDPQQWWAAKGRPAPLMLNEPQISQNSAPTITASAGTVEQWTPPPQQHAAAVVPVPIDAKKNASVAASGQYLQVGAFANPDAAELLRSKLSGMVSAPVFISSIVRNQQTLHRVRLGPIGSPGEIQQVQNSVRLANLGSPSLVTAE from the coding sequence ATGCGGGCATTGCCTATGAATAAACCCCTGAAGCTGATGGCATTCGCCGCGTTGGCGGTGCTGGTCGCCAGTTGCTCGACCAGTCGCGCGCCGGCGCAAAAGTCTTCTCCCACCGCCGTGCGCGCAACGCCAGGCCTGGACATCAACCGCGCCCACAAGGATGGCGCGCCATGGTGGGATGTCGACGTCTCGCGCATCCCGGATGCCACGCCGACCCTGCACAGCGGTCCTTATAAAGCCAATCCGTACACCGTGCTGGGCAAGACTTACTTCCCGCAGCAGGAATCCAAGTCCTACGTCGCCTCCGGCACGGCTTCCTGGTATGGCACCAAGTTCCACGGTCAGAACACCGCCAATGGCGAGGTTTACGACCTGTACGGCATGAGTGCTGCTCACAAGACCTTGCCACTGCCAAGTTACGTTCGGGTGACCAACCTGGACAACAACAAGAGCGTAGTCCTGCGAGTCAACGACCGCGGGCCGTTCTACTCGGACCGAATCATCGACTTGTCCTACGCAGCGGCCAAGAAGCTCGGCTATGCCGAAACCGGTACCGCGCGGGTCAAGGTCGAAGGCATCGACCCGCAGCAATGGTGGGCAGCCAAAGGCCGTCCGGCGCCTTTGATGCTTAACGAGCCGCAAATCTCGCAAAATAGCGCTCCGACGATTACGGCTTCGGCCGGCACCGTCGAACAATGGACGCCACCGCCGCAGCAGCACGCCGCTGCCGTTGTGCCTGTGCCGATCGATGCAAAAAAAAACGCTTCTGTAGCAGCCTCTGGCCAGTATCTGCAGGTGGGCGCGTTCGCCAACCCGGACGCTGCAGAACTCCTGAGATCGAAGCTCAGCGGGATGGTGAGCGCTCCGGTGTTCATCAGTTCGATCGTGCGCAATCAACAGACGCTGCATCGGGTGCGCCTGGGGCCGATCGGCTCGCCGGGTGAAATCCAGCAAGTGCAGAACAGTGTGCGCCTGGCCAATCTCGGTTCGCCGAGCCTGGTCACTGCCGAGTAA
- the mltB gene encoding lytic murein transglycosylase B, with the protein MQVMRGWATRYAPWVGLVSILGTAQDALAGDYEGSPQVAEFVGEMTRDYGFAGEQLMGVFREAERKQSILDAISKPAERVKQWNEYRPMFITDARIARGVDFWRQHEALLARAEREYGVPAQVIVSIIGVETFFGRNTGNFRVIDALSTLGFDYPPRAEFFRKELREFLLLAREEQVDPLTLKGSYAGAMGLPQFMPSSFRAYAVDFDGDGHINIWTNPDDAIGSVASYFKRHGWVAGEPVVSRADVRGDQVDEGLTTGIEPTKTVGELRALGWSSHDALRDDMPVTAFRLEGDNGPEYWMGLTNFYAITRYNRSVMYAMAVHQLSEQLVQARGVK; encoded by the coding sequence ATGCAAGTAATGCGTGGCTGGGCGACTCGATATGCGCCATGGGTCGGCCTGGTGAGCATCCTTGGCACAGCGCAGGATGCGTTGGCCGGCGATTACGAAGGCTCACCCCAGGTGGCCGAATTCGTCGGTGAAATGACCCGCGACTACGGTTTCGCCGGTGAACAACTGATGGGCGTGTTCCGCGAAGCCGAGCGCAAGCAGTCGATTCTGGACGCGATCTCGAAACCTGCCGAGCGGGTCAAGCAGTGGAACGAGTACCGCCCGATGTTCATCACCGACGCGCGCATCGCCCGTGGTGTGGACTTCTGGCGTCAGCACGAGGCGCTACTGGCTCGTGCCGAGCGGGAATACGGCGTGCCGGCGCAGGTTATTGTTTCGATCATCGGCGTTGAGACCTTTTTCGGCCGCAATACCGGCAATTTTCGGGTAATCGACGCCTTGTCGACCCTGGGTTTCGACTATCCTCCCCGTGCCGAATTTTTCCGCAAGGAATTGCGTGAGTTCCTGTTGCTGGCCCGGGAAGAGCAGGTCGATCCGCTGACGCTCAAAGGCTCTTACGCTGGCGCGATGGGTTTGCCGCAGTTCATGCCGAGCAGCTTTCGTGCCTATGCGGTGGACTTCGACGGTGACGGCCACATTAATATCTGGACCAATCCGGACGATGCCATTGGCAGCGTCGCCAGTTATTTCAAGCGTCACGGCTGGGTAGCCGGCGAACCGGTGGTCAGCCGCGCCGATGTGCGTGGCGATCAGGTGGACGAAGGTTTGACCACAGGCATCGAACCGACTAAAACCGTCGGGGAGTTGCGGGCGCTGGGGTGGTCAAGTCATGATGCGCTGCGCGATGATATGCCGGTCACGGCTTTCCGCCTGGAAGGTGACAATGGCCCCGAATACTGGATGGGTCTGACGAATTTTTACGCAATCACGCGTTATAACCGCAGCGTGATGTACGCCATGGCCGTACATCAACTGTCTGAACAGCTGGTCCAAGCACGGGGCGTCAAGTAA
- the rodA gene encoding rod shape-determining protein RodA — MRRRATLLQRMHIDGPLLILLLTLAAGSLFVLYSASGKSWDLLAKQATSFGIGLVSMIVIAQFEPRFMARWVPVGYVLGVLLLVVVDVMGHNAMGATRWINIPGVIRFQPSEFMKILMPATIAWYLSKRTLPPQLKHVGVSLFLIGLPFILIVRQPDLGTSLLILAGGAFVLFMGGLRWRWILSVIAAAVPVAVGMWYFIMHDYQKQRILTFLDPESDPLGTGWNIIQSKAAIGSGGVFGKGWLLGTQSHLDFLPESHTDFIIAVMGEEFGLVGICALLLIYLLLIGRGLVITAQAQTLFGKLLAGSLTMTFFVYVFVNIGMVSGLLPVVGVPLPFISYGGTSLVTLLSAFGVLMSIHTHRKWIAQV; from the coding sequence ATGCGTCGCCGCGCGACGCTGTTGCAACGCATGCACATCGACGGTCCGTTGCTGATCCTGCTGCTGACCCTCGCTGCCGGCAGCCTGTTCGTGCTGTATTCGGCCAGCGGCAAAAGCTGGGATCTGCTGGCCAAGCAGGCCACCTCGTTCGGCATCGGCCTGGTGTCGATGATCGTCATTGCGCAGTTTGAACCGCGCTTCATGGCCCGTTGGGTGCCAGTCGGTTATGTGCTCGGCGTGCTGTTGCTGGTGGTGGTGGACGTCATGGGCCACAACGCCATGGGCGCTACGCGCTGGATCAACATTCCCGGGGTGATCCGCTTCCAGCCCTCGGAATTCATGAAGATTCTGATGCCGGCGACTATCGCCTGGTATCTGTCCAAGCGCACCTTGCCGCCGCAGCTCAAGCATGTGGGCGTCAGTCTGTTTCTGATCGGCTTGCCGTTTATCCTGATCGTGCGTCAGCCCGACCTCGGCACTTCGCTGCTGATCCTCGCCGGTGGCGCGTTCGTTCTGTTCATGGGCGGCCTGCGCTGGCGCTGGATTCTCAGCGTGATTGCCGCGGCTGTGCCAGTGGCGGTCGGCATGTGGTACTTCATCATGCATGACTACCAGAAGCAGCGAATCCTGACCTTCCTCGACCCCGAAAGCGATCCGCTGGGCACTGGCTGGAACATCATTCAATCGAAAGCCGCCATCGGTTCCGGCGGTGTGTTCGGCAAGGGTTGGTTGCTCGGTACTCAGTCGCACCTGGACTTCCTGCCGGAAAGCCACACCGACTTCATTATTGCGGTCATGGGCGAAGAATTCGGCTTGGTGGGTATTTGTGCACTGCTGCTGATTTACCTGTTGTTGATCGGCCGCGGACTGGTGATTACCGCTCAGGCCCAGACATTGTTCGGCAAATTGCTCGCGGGCAGTCTGACCATGACGTTTTTTGTTTACGTTTTCGTCAACATCGGTATGGTCAGTGGCCTGTTGCCGGTTGTGGGGGTGCCGTTGCCGTTCATTAGCTACGGAGGAACTTCGCTGGTGACGCTGCTGTCAGCGTTTGGGGTTTTGATGTCGATCCATACCCATCGTAAGTGGATCGCTCAGGTTTGA
- the mrdA gene encoding penicillin-binding protein 2, translated as MPQPIRIKDHEKDARLVRGRVVFGAIAVVLLICVLIARLYFLQVIQYEYHSTLSENNRVHVQPIPPTRGLIFDRNGVVVADNRPSFSLSMTRERSGDWQQVLDVIVEVLELTPEDRVIFEKRMRQGRRPFEPVPILFELTEEQIARIAVNQFRLPGVEVVAQLVRHYPQGPHFAHSVGYMGRINEKELKSLDPVNYSGTHHIGKTGIERFYEPELHGQVGYEEVETNARGRVLRVLKRTDPIPGKDIVLSLDIKLQEAAEAALGGRRGAVVALDPKTGEVLAMVSAPSFDPNLFVTGISFKAYAELRDSIDRPLFNRVLRGLYPPGSTIKPAVAIAGLDAGVVTASSRVYDPGYYQLPNYDHKYRNWNRTGDGYVDLDTAIMRSNDTYFYDLAHKLGIDRLSAYMGKFGIGQKVSLDMFEESRGLMPTREWKRATRRQAWYPGETLILGIGQGYMQSTPLQLAQATALVANKGVWNRPHLAKTVEGERPKDENPMPDIILRDPSDWTKVNHGMQQVMHGARGTARKAAIGSQYRIAGKSGTAQVVAIKQGEKYDRSKVQERHRDHALFVGFAPADNPQIVVSVMVENGESGSGVAAPVVRQIMDAWLLDQDGRLKGEYASPISAEATAREE; from the coding sequence ATGCCCCAGCCGATCCGCATCAAGGACCACGAAAAAGACGCCCGTCTGGTGCGTGGCCGCGTCGTGTTCGGGGCAATTGCGGTGGTGTTGCTGATCTGTGTGCTGATCGCGCGGCTGTATTTCCTCCAGGTGATTCAATACGAGTACCACTCGACCCTGTCGGAAAACAACCGTGTCCATGTGCAGCCGATTCCGCCGACGCGCGGGTTGATCTTCGATCGCAATGGCGTGGTGGTGGCCGATAACCGGCCCAGCTTCAGCTTGAGCATGACCCGCGAACGCTCCGGCGACTGGCAGCAAGTGCTCGACGTCATTGTCGAAGTGCTGGAGCTGACGCCCGAGGACCGGGTGATCTTCGAGAAGCGCATGCGTCAGGGGCGCCGGCCGTTCGAGCCGGTGCCGATCCTGTTCGAGCTGACCGAAGAACAGATCGCCCGCATCGCGGTGAATCAGTTCCGTCTGCCGGGTGTGGAAGTGGTCGCGCAGCTGGTGCGTCACTATCCGCAGGGCCCGCACTTTGCGCACTCGGTGGGTTACATGGGGCGGATCAACGAGAAAGAGCTGAAGTCGCTCGATCCGGTCAATTACAGCGGCACCCACCACATCGGCAAGACCGGTATCGAGCGTTTCTACGAGCCCGAGCTGCACGGTCAGGTGGGTTACGAAGAAGTCGAGACCAACGCTCGAGGCCGCGTGTTGCGCGTGCTCAAGCGTACCGATCCGATTCCCGGCAAGGACATCGTCCTGAGCCTGGACATCAAATTGCAGGAAGCGGCCGAAGCTGCACTCGGCGGTCGTCGTGGTGCGGTGGTCGCGCTGGACCCGAAAACCGGCGAAGTGCTGGCGATGGTCAGTGCGCCGAGTTTCGATCCGAACCTGTTCGTCACCGGCATCAGCTTCAAGGCCTACGCCGAGCTGCGCGATTCCATCGACCGGCCACTGTTCAACCGCGTGCTGCGCGGCCTGTACCCGCCGGGCTCGACCATCAAGCCGGCCGTGGCAATTGCCGGCCTGGATGCTGGCGTTGTGACCGCATCGAGTCGGGTGTATGACCCCGGCTATTACCAGTTGCCCAACTACGATCACAAATACCGTAACTGGAACCGTACCGGTGACGGCTACGTCGATCTGGACACGGCGATCATGCGGTCCAACGACACCTACTTCTACGACCTGGCCCACAAGCTGGGGATCGATCGGTTGTCGGCTTACATGGGCAAGTTCGGCATCGGCCAGAAGGTCTCGCTGGACATGTTCGAAGAGTCACGGGGGCTGATGCCGACACGGGAATGGAAGCGTGCAACCCGACGTCAGGCCTGGTACCCGGGAGAAACACTGATTCTTGGGATTGGGCAGGGCTACATGCAGTCCACTCCGTTGCAGCTGGCCCAGGCCACAGCGCTGGTCGCGAACAAGGGTGTCTGGAACCGTCCGCACCTGGCCAAGACCGTCGAAGGCGAGCGGCCGAAGGATGAAAACCCGATGCCGGACATCATCCTGCGTGACCCGTCCGACTGGACCAAGGTCAACCACGGCATGCAACAGGTGATGCACGGTGCCCGGGGTACGGCACGCAAAGCGGCGATCGGTTCGCAATACCGCATCGCGGGCAAAAGTGGTACGGCCCAGGTCGTCGCGATCAAGCAGGGCGAGAAGTACGACCGCTCCAAGGTTCAGGAACGCCATCGTGACCACGCCTTGTTCGTCGGCTTCGCACCAGCCGACAACCCGCAAATCGTGGTGTCGGTGATGGTCGAGAACGGCGAGTCCGGTTCCGGCGTCGCAGCGCCCGTGGTGCGTCAAATCATGGACGCCTGGCTTCTGGACCAGGACGGTCGGTTGAAGGGCGAATACGCCAGCCCTATCAGTGCGGAGGCTACGGCCCGTGAAGAGTAA
- the rlmH gene encoding 23S rRNA (pseudouridine(1915)-N(3))-methyltransferase RlmH, translating to MRLRLIAVGSRMPKWVEEGWHEYAKRLPSELALELVEIPLNTRGKNADVARFIRQEGEAMLAKVGPNERVVTLEVHGKPWSTEQLAVELDRWRLDSRTVNFMVGGPEGLAPEVCARADQRWSLSPLTLPHPLVRILIGEQLYRAWTVLSGHPYHK from the coding sequence GTGCGACTGCGACTGATCGCCGTCGGTTCACGCATGCCCAAGTGGGTGGAAGAAGGCTGGCATGAATATGCCAAGCGTCTTCCGTCCGAGCTGGCGCTGGAACTGGTGGAAATACCGCTCAACACCCGTGGCAAGAACGCCGACGTGGCGCGCTTCATCCGTCAGGAAGGCGAAGCCATGCTGGCCAAGGTCGGGCCGAACGAGCGCGTTGTGACCCTCGAAGTCCACGGCAAGCCCTGGAGCACTGAGCAACTGGCGGTCGAGCTCGATCGCTGGCGGCTGGACTCGCGCACGGTGAATTTCATGGTCGGCGGCCCCGAAGGGCTGGCGCCGGAAGTCTGTGCCCGGGCCGATCAGCGCTGGTCGCTCTCGCCGTTGACGTTGCCGCACCCGCTGGTGCGAATCCTGATCGGCGAACAGCTGTATCGTGCCTGGACAGTCTTGTCCGGCCACCCTTACCACAAGTAG
- the rsfS gene encoding ribosome silencing factor: MTNKDVTKVKRKGTFKSAPLPVEVPTGPELRGEELVKVAVAALEDVKGQDIQVIDVREKQSITDFMIIATGTSNRQIGAMLDKVREAVKALGVKPLGEEGKGDSDWVLLDMDDVIVHMMTASARQFYDLERLWSGAEQSRALNAAHHSPENTHEHFVKLNKDQQ, translated from the coding sequence ATGACGAACAAAGACGTAACTAAAGTAAAGCGCAAAGGCACGTTCAAGAGCGCCCCGCTGCCAGTAGAAGTTCCAACCGGCCCTGAGCTGCGCGGCGAAGAGCTGGTCAAGGTTGCCGTAGCGGCCCTGGAAGATGTCAAGGGCCAGGACATTCAGGTAATCGACGTTCGTGAAAAGCAGAGCATCACTGACTTCATGATCATCGCTACCGGTACGTCCAACCGCCAGATCGGCGCGATGCTGGATAAGGTCCGCGAGGCGGTCAAAGCCTTGGGCGTCAAGCCGCTGGGTGAAGAAGGCAAGGGCGACAGCGACTGGGTCCTGCTGGATATGGATGATGTCATCGTGCACATGATGACTGCTTCGGCTCGTCAATTTTACGACCTGGAGCGTCTGTGGTCCGGTGCAGAACAGAGCCGTGCTCTGAACGCGGCTCACCACAGCCCGGAAAACACCCATGAGCACTTCGTCAAGCTCAACAAAGACCAGCAATAA
- the nadD gene encoding nicotinate-nucleotide adenylyltransferase codes for MGDLDLSAPVTASEPAPRRIGMLGGTFDPVHIGHLRSALEVAESLALDELRLTPSARPPHRGTPQVSAKDRLAMVECAVAGVAPLVVDARELQRDKPSYTIDTLELMRAELAAEDQIFLLLGWDAFCGLPTWHRWEELLQHCHILVLQRPDADSEPPDALRNLLAARSVSDPLALKGPSGQIAFVWQTPLAVSATQIRQLLASGKSVRFLVPDAVLAYIDAHGLYRASN; via the coding sequence TTGGGCGACCTCGACCTGTCAGCCCCGGTAACCGCCAGCGAGCCTGCGCCTCGACGCATTGGCATGCTGGGCGGAACCTTCGACCCAGTGCACATCGGCCATTTGCGCAGTGCGCTGGAAGTCGCCGAATCGCTGGCGCTCGATGAGCTGCGTCTGACACCCAGTGCCAGACCGCCTCATCGCGGTACGCCGCAGGTGTCGGCGAAAGACCGTCTGGCGATGGTCGAGTGCGCGGTGGCCGGTGTGGCGCCGTTGGTGGTGGACGCCCGCGAATTGCAGCGGGACAAACCGTCCTACACTATCGACACCCTGGAACTGATGCGCGCCGAACTGGCCGCCGAAGACCAGATTTTTCTACTTTTGGGCTGGGACGCATTTTGCGGCCTGCCCACTTGGCACCGCTGGGAAGAGTTGCTCCAGCATTGCCACATCCTGGTGCTGCAACGCCCGGATGCCGACAGCGAACCGCCGGATGCCTTGCGCAATCTGTTGGCGGCACGCTCGGTGAGCGACCCGCTGGCCCTCAAAGGGCCGAGCGGACAGATTGCATTCGTCTGGCAGACACCGCTCGCGGTATCCGCCACCCAGATCCGTCAACTGCTGGCCAGCGGTAAGTCGGTACGTTTCCTGGTGCCCGACGCGGTCCTGGCCTACATCGATGCGCACGGTCTCTACCGTGCGTCGAACTGA
- a CDS encoding glutamate-5-semialdehyde dehydrogenase, giving the protein MTESVLDYMTRLGRAAREASRVIGRASTAQKNRALQAAANALDAARAELTAANELDLAAGRANGLEPALLERLALTPERIDGMIVGLRQVAALPDPVGAIRDMSFRPSGIQVGKMRVPLGVIGIIYESRPNVTIDAASLCLKSGNATILRGGSEAIHSNRAIAACIQRGLAEADLPAAVVQVVETTDRAAVGALITMPEYVDVIVPRGGRGLIERVSRDARVPVIKHLDGICHVYVSAHADLPKAQRIAFNAKTYRYGICGAMETLLVDQAVAKDFLPSMAAQFREKGVELRGCERTRTIIDAVAATEEDWNTEYLAPILSIRVVDGLDQAIEHINKYGSHHTDSIVSENLADTRRFVAEVDSSSVMINTPTCFADGFEYGLGAEIGISTDKLHARGPVGLEGLTCEKYIVVGDGQLRGQASD; this is encoded by the coding sequence ATGACTGAGTCCGTTCTTGACTACATGACCCGATTGGGTCGCGCTGCCCGCGAAGCTTCTCGCGTCATCGGCCGTGCCAGCACCGCGCAGAAAAACCGCGCCTTGCAGGCTGCTGCCAATGCGTTGGACGCCGCACGCGCCGAGCTGACGGCTGCCAATGAACTGGATTTGGCCGCTGGCCGCGCCAATGGTCTTGAGCCTGCATTGCTTGAGCGTCTGGCGCTGACCCCGGAACGCATCGACGGCATGATCGTCGGTTTGCGTCAGGTGGCGGCTCTACCGGATCCGGTCGGCGCGATCCGCGACATGAGCTTTCGGCCGTCGGGCATTCAGGTCGGCAAGATGCGCGTGCCGTTGGGCGTGATCGGGATCATCTACGAATCCCGGCCGAACGTGACCATCGATGCCGCCAGCCTGTGCCTGAAGTCCGGCAACGCGACCATCCTGCGTGGCGGCTCCGAGGCGATTCATTCCAATCGTGCCATTGCCGCCTGCATCCAGCGCGGTCTGGCTGAAGCCGATTTGCCTGCCGCCGTGGTGCAAGTGGTCGAAACCACTGACCGTGCCGCCGTTGGCGCACTGATCACCATGCCTGAATACGTCGACGTTATCGTGCCCCGTGGCGGCCGTGGCCTGATCGAGCGCGTGAGTCGTGACGCCCGCGTGCCGGTTATCAAGCATCTGGACGGCATCTGTCACGTTTACGTCAGTGCTCACGCCGACCTGCCGAAAGCCCAGCGCATCGCGTTCAATGCCAAGACTTACCGCTATGGTATTTGCGGCGCCATGGAAACCCTGCTGGTCGACCAGGCAGTCGCCAAGGATTTCCTGCCGTCGATGGCTGCACAGTTCCGCGAAAAAGGCGTCGAACTGCGCGGCTGCGAACGCACCCGGACGATCATCGATGCGGTGGCGGCCACTGAAGAAGACTGGAACACCGAGTACCTGGCGCCCATTCTCTCGATCCGTGTGGTCGACGGACTGGACCAGGCCATCGAACACATTAACAAGTACGGCTCCCATCACACCGATTCGATCGTCAGCGAAAACCTTGCTGACACCCGACGTTTCGTCGCGGAAGTCGATTCGTCGTCGGTAATGATCAACACCCCGACGTGCTTCGCCGATGGATTCGAATACGGATTGGGTGCCGAGATTGGCATTTCTACTGATAAGCTGCACGCCCGCGGCCCGGTGGGTCTTGAAGGTCTGACCTGCGAGAAGTACATCGTGGTCGGTGATGGCCAGTTGCGCGGCCAGGCGTCGGACTGA
- a CDS encoding DNA-3-methyladenine glycosylase produces MTNLTVPTSAMSPPEGLGDAFFDRDAQTLARDLLGKVIRHRVGDLWLSARIIETEAYYFEEKGSHASLGYTEKRKALFLDGGHIYMYYARGGDSLNFSAQGPGNAVLIKSAYPWVDDLSGPASLAQMLLNNPDAQGRPRPSQKLCAGQTLLCKALGLKVPVWDAKRFDHEVLLVEDVGPAPVHIIQTTRLGIPHGRDEHLMYRFVDAAYAPYCTRNPLRRGQVEGRDYFLL; encoded by the coding sequence ATGACCAACCTGACTGTTCCCACGTCCGCAATGAGCCCGCCCGAGGGGCTCGGGGATGCATTTTTCGACAGAGATGCTCAAACGCTGGCCCGGGATTTACTCGGCAAAGTCATTCGTCACCGGGTCGGCGACCTGTGGCTCAGCGCCCGTATTATCGAGACCGAAGCCTATTACTTCGAAGAAAAAGGCAGCCACGCCTCCCTCGGCTACACAGAAAAACGTAAGGCTTTGTTTCTGGATGGCGGCCACATCTATATGTATTACGCCCGGGGCGGCGATTCCCTGAACTTCAGCGCCCAAGGCCCGGGCAATGCAGTGCTGATCAAATCCGCCTATCCGTGGGTCGATGACTTGAGCGGGCCGGCGAGCCTGGCGCAAATGCTGTTGAACAATCCCGACGCCCAAGGTCGCCCTCGCCCCTCGCAAAAGCTTTGCGCCGGACAGACTTTGCTCTGCAAAGCGTTGGGCCTGAAGGTGCCGGTCTGGGACGCCAAGCGCTTCGACCATGAAGTGCTGCTGGTGGAAGATGTCGGCCCGGCGCCCGTTCACATCATACAAACCACGCGCCTGGGCATTCCCCACGGCCGCGACGAGCATTTGATGTACCGCTTCGTCGATGCGGCTTACGCGCCGTATTGCACGCGCAACCCGCTGCGACGGGGGCAGGTCGAAGGTCGCGATTATTTTTTGCTGTGA
- a CDS encoding bifunctional DedA family/phosphatase PAP2 family protein: MGPWLDSVTGWLTVNPQWLAAAVFIVACVECLAIAGLIVPGTVLLFAVAVLAGSGALSLGETLLLGFLGGVLGDIISYFLGRHFHQNIRRLPGLRHHPEWIAGAEAYFQRYGIASLLVGRFIGPLRPMLPMVAGMFDMPFPRFAAVSLLAAAGWTVAYLLPGWATGAAIRLPLPEGFWPEAGIVAGSIALMLGLSITSSMRRHRKATMLITGMSFLILAGLFIGYPHLTALDQGVMTLVQEHRSPMLDEVAVTFTLIGEFRNMLLFSALLTGLLLLTRQWRQAIFAGSTLLCTALGNTVTKHFFARVRPEVLSDPLTSYSMPSGHASGSFALFLTLAVLAGRGQPPRMRLTWLLLGCLPALAIALSRVYLGAHWPTDVLAGAMLAACVCAASLWLNQRPAPLNAMPPKVWWLVLPAMVALFGFFALRHLPHAMLRYAY, from the coding sequence ATGGGCCCATGGCTCGATAGCGTGACCGGTTGGTTGACGGTCAACCCGCAATGGCTGGCCGCGGCGGTGTTCATAGTGGCCTGTGTGGAATGCCTGGCGATTGCCGGGCTGATCGTGCCCGGCACAGTGTTGCTGTTTGCCGTGGCGGTACTGGCCGGCAGCGGTGCGCTGTCGCTGGGCGAAACGCTGTTGCTGGGGTTCCTCGGCGGTGTGCTGGGCGACATCATTTCGTACTTCCTCGGGCGACATTTCCATCAGAACATCCGGCGCCTGCCAGGATTGCGCCATCATCCGGAATGGATCGCCGGGGCCGAGGCATATTTCCAGCGCTACGGTATCGCCAGCCTGCTGGTCGGGCGCTTCATCGGCCCGCTGCGGCCGATGTTGCCGATGGTCGCGGGGATGTTCGACATGCCCTTCCCGCGCTTCGCTGCCGTCAGCCTGCTGGCCGCCGCTGGTTGGACCGTTGCCTATCTGCTGCCCGGCTGGGCCACGGGGGCGGCGATTCGCTTGCCGCTGCCGGAGGGATTCTGGCCTGAGGCCGGAATCGTCGCCGGCAGCATCGCCCTCATGCTGGGCTTGAGCATCACCAGCAGCATGCGCCGTCATCGCAAAGCGACGATGCTGATTACCGGAATGAGCTTTCTGATTCTGGCGGGACTGTTTATCGGCTATCCGCACCTGACAGCCCTCGATCAGGGTGTGATGACTCTGGTGCAGGAGCACCGCAGCCCGATGCTCGATGAAGTGGCGGTGACGTTCACGTTGATCGGCGAGTTTCGCAACATGCTGTTGTTCAGCGCCCTGTTAACGGGTTTGCTGTTGCTCACCCGGCAATGGCGCCAGGCGATTTTCGCCGGTAGCACCCTGCTGTGCACCGCGCTGGGCAACACCGTGACCAAACACTTTTTCGCCCGCGTACGCCCGGAAGTGTTGAGCGACCCTCTGACCAGCTACAGCATGCCCAGCGGCCACGCCTCGGGCTCTTTTGCGCTGTTTCTGACGCTGGCCGTGCTGGCTGGTCGCGGGCAACCACCGCGCATGCGTCTGACCTGGCTGCTATTGGGTTGCTTGCCCGCGCTGGCGATTGCCCTGTCCCGGGTGTACCTGGGCGCGCACTGGCCAACGGATGTGCTGGCCGGCGCGATGCTGGCAGCGTGCGTGTGTGCGGCGAGTTTGTGGCTGAATCAGCGCCCGGCACCGCTCAACGCCATGCCACCGAAGGTCTGGTGGCTGGTGTTGCCGGCGATGGTAGCGCTGTTCGGGTTCTTTGCGTTGCGGCACTTACCGCATGCGATGTTGCGGTATGCCTACTGA
- a CDS encoding LON peptidase substrate-binding domain-containing protein, whose protein sequence is MSLPLFPLNTVLFPGCILDLQIFEARYLDMISRCMKQGGGFGVVCILDGEEVGIAPAGYALVGCEALITDFKQQDNGLLGIRVQGGRRFHVLRTEVQRDQLTVAEVEWLEDEPEQPLQDEDADLVALLKALAEHPMVEALNMGTEATGQQSLANQLAYLLPFAEVDKIDLLQLDDPQQRLDAIQALLDELQGELFA, encoded by the coding sequence ATGAGCTTGCCGCTTTTTCCGCTGAACACGGTGTTGTTTCCTGGCTGCATCCTCGATTTGCAGATCTTCGAGGCGCGCTACCTGGACATGATCAGTCGCTGCATGAAACAGGGCGGCGGCTTCGGCGTGGTGTGCATCCTCGACGGCGAAGAGGTCGGCATCGCCCCGGCGGGCTACGCACTGGTCGGATGCGAGGCGCTGATCACTGATTTCAAACAGCAGGACAATGGCTTGCTGGGCATTCGGGTGCAGGGCGGACGGCGTTTCCACGTGTTGCGCACCGAGGTTCAGCGCGATCAGCTGACCGTCGCCGAGGTCGAGTGGCTAGAGGACGAACCTGAGCAACCGCTCCAGGACGAGGACGCTGACTTGGTTGCACTGCTCAAAGCCTTGGCCGAACACCCAATGGTCGAAGCATTGAACATGGGCACCGAAGCAACCGGGCAGCAGTCGTTGGCCAATCAGTTGGCGTATCTGTTGCCGTTTGCCGAAGTGGACAAGATCGACCTGCTGCAACTCGATGATCCGCAGCAGCGACTGGATGCGATTCAGGCGCTGCTGGATGAGTTGCAGGGTGAGTTGTTTGCCTGA